A single genomic interval of Acidimicrobiales bacterium harbors:
- a CDS encoding [protein-PII] uridylyltransferase, which translates to MPAPAELKAARSALVGDCSLSGSEWCERYARTWDEWLGSLLAEAAGGDLTGLALLAVGGYGRRSLAPGSDVDLVLVHNGKRKIGPIADALWYPIWDTGVSLDHSVRTAKEVRSAMDSDIKVALGLLDGRLVAGDDKLASEVLARAVDMWSTRAARWLRDVDGAVRSRHQRFGDLAFLLEPDLKDARGGLRDVSQLRTLSKVVPVLSGVMEDSDLSAAGEVLTAARVELHRLTGRPANVLTLQDQDAVASALAYTDADALMAAAAEAGRAIAWASDDGWRRVESWLAGPSGRGGGGDRPLETGIVMRDGEIALAAGAEVGGDPSLALRVAAVSAELDAPIAPSTLDRIGSKAAVPAGVWPPEVLHALLRLLGAGRPAVAAIEALDQRGLWVRYLPEWEPVRNRPQRNAYHRFTVDRHLVETAAGAAALQVRVSRPDLLLLGALLHDIGKGRGGDHTEMGIEVVQSLGPRLGLLPADVDVLVAVVRYHLLLPDVATRRDLDDPATTEAVASAVGDRLVLELLSALTEADSIATGPSAWGSWKAGLVARLVERTAAVLEGRPPPDPRGADIGAEERALLATRTLQLVADGGRLSIAAPDRAGLLATVAGVLTLAGLAVRSATTMSDPATSMALLRFDVVPAFDRLPDWDRLRHDLDAGLDGRLSVGALLEEREAHYSRNRRQTAAQAPEVAVLIDNDASAESSVVEVRAPDRGPVLYRVTSALTACGLTISCALVSTLGAEAVDVFYVQTVGGKKLTDPGDQARIVDEVRGAL; encoded by the coding sequence TTGCCCGCGCCAGCCGAGTTGAAGGCGGCGCGCTCCGCGCTGGTGGGCGACTGCTCGCTGTCGGGCAGCGAATGGTGCGAGCGGTACGCGCGAACTTGGGACGAGTGGCTGGGGTCGCTGTTGGCGGAGGCCGCCGGCGGCGACCTGACCGGTTTGGCGCTGCTGGCGGTCGGCGGGTACGGGCGCCGGTCGCTGGCCCCCGGAAGCGACGTGGACCTGGTGCTCGTCCACAACGGCAAGCGAAAGATCGGCCCGATCGCCGACGCCCTGTGGTACCCGATCTGGGACACCGGTGTCTCGTTGGATCACAGCGTGAGGACGGCCAAGGAAGTCCGGTCGGCGATGGACTCCGACATCAAGGTGGCGCTCGGACTTCTCGACGGACGGCTGGTGGCCGGAGACGACAAGCTCGCGTCGGAGGTGCTCGCCAGAGCGGTGGATATGTGGTCGACCCGGGCCGCTCGTTGGTTGCGGGATGTCGACGGGGCGGTCCGGTCAAGGCATCAGCGATTCGGCGATCTCGCGTTCTTGTTGGAGCCAGACCTCAAAGATGCGCGTGGCGGGCTTCGTGACGTCTCGCAGCTGCGCACCCTCTCGAAGGTCGTGCCGGTCCTGTCGGGCGTGATGGAGGACTCTGACCTGTCCGCCGCCGGCGAGGTACTGACAGCGGCGCGGGTAGAGCTTCACCGGCTCACCGGCCGTCCCGCGAACGTCCTCACGTTGCAGGACCAGGACGCGGTCGCGTCGGCGCTTGCCTACACCGACGCCGACGCGTTGATGGCCGCCGCGGCCGAGGCGGGCCGCGCCATCGCATGGGCCAGCGACGACGGTTGGCGGCGCGTCGAGTCCTGGCTCGCCGGACCCAGCGGTCGCGGAGGCGGGGGAGACCGTCCGCTCGAAACAGGCATCGTGATGCGCGACGGCGAGATCGCGCTGGCCGCCGGCGCTGAGGTCGGAGGCGATCCGTCCCTGGCATTGCGCGTCGCCGCAGTGTCCGCGGAGCTGGATGCCCCCATCGCCCCCTCCACGCTCGACCGCATCGGCTCGAAGGCTGCGGTTCCCGCCGGCGTGTGGCCGCCGGAAGTCCTCCATGCCTTGCTGCGCCTTCTCGGAGCCGGCCGGCCCGCTGTTGCTGCGATCGAAGCCCTCGACCAGCGCGGTCTGTGGGTGCGCTACCTGCCCGAGTGGGAACCGGTCAGGAACCGCCCGCAGCGCAACGCGTACCACCGCTTCACCGTCGACCGGCACCTGGTCGAAACGGCCGCCGGCGCCGCGGCGTTGCAGGTCCGGGTGTCGCGACCCGATCTGTTGCTGCTCGGCGCGCTGTTGCACGACATCGGCAAGGGCCGCGGCGGCGACCACACCGAGATGGGCATAGAAGTGGTGCAGTCGCTCGGACCGCGCCTGGGTCTGCTGCCCGCGGACGTGGACGTCCTGGTAGCGGTGGTGCGGTACCACCTGTTGCTGCCCGACGTTGCGACCAGGCGGGACCTGGACGACCCTGCCACGACCGAGGCTGTCGCGTCCGCCGTCGGCGATCGACTCGTACTGGAGCTCCTATCTGCTCTGACGGAAGCGGACAGCATCGCGACCGGCCCGTCGGCGTGGGGGTCCTGGAAGGCGGGATTGGTGGCCCGGCTCGTGGAGCGCACAGCCGCTGTCCTCGAAGGCCGCCCGCCGCCCGACCCCCGCGGTGCTGACATCGGGGCGGAGGAGCGAGCGCTTCTGGCGACCCGGACACTGCAGTTGGTGGCCGACGGAGGCCGCTTGAGCATCGCAGCACCCGACCGGGCGGGACTGCTCGCCACGGTCGCCGGCGTCCTCACCCTCGCGGGGTTGGCCGTACGCTCCGCCACGACGATGTCGGACCCTGCCACGTCGATGGCGCTGCTCCGCTTCGACGTAGTCCCGGCATTCGACCGTCTCCCCGATTGGGACCGCCTGAGGCACGATCTCGACGCCGGACTCGACGGTCGTCTGTCGGTCGGCGCTCTGCTCGAGGAAAGAGAGGCCCACTACTCCAGGAACCGCAGGCAGACCGCGGCCCAGGCACCAGAGGTCGCCGTCCTCATCGACAATGACGCCTCCGCGGAGTCCTCCGTCGTAGAGGTCCGCGCCCCGGACCGGGGCCCGGTCCTCTACAGAGTCACCAGCGCTCTGACCGCGTGCGGTCTCACGATCTCGTGCGCGCTGGTGAGCACGCTGGGGGCCGAGGCCGTCGACGTCTTCTACGTGCAGACTGTGGGAGGAAAGAAACTGACGGACCCCGGCGATCAAGCGCGGATCGTGGACGAGGTGCGCGGGGCGCTCTGA
- the gpmA gene encoding 2,3-diphosphoglycerate-dependent phosphoglycerate mutase has protein sequence MGTLALVRHGQSQWNLENRFTGWWDIGLSNLGKDEAASAGALLAEAGLLVDEAHTSVLTRAIKSLHLALEEMGRLWVPVHNHWRLNERHYGALTGLDKAETNTRYGEEQFMAWRRGYATPPPPMPAGHEFDVRSDPRYAPYPPDIVPATECLADVVVRMLPYWHDAIAPALRAGATVLVVAHGNSLRALIKHLESISDDDITELEIPTGVPIVYELDAEFSVVSKRELGDPAAIAAAAAAVRAQGDR, from the coding sequence GTGGGAACCCTCGCCCTTGTGCGCCACGGCCAGAGCCAGTGGAACCTCGAGAACCGCTTCACCGGCTGGTGGGACATCGGGCTCTCCAACCTCGGGAAAGACGAGGCCGCCTCCGCCGGGGCTCTGCTCGCCGAAGCGGGCCTGCTCGTCGATGAGGCCCACACGTCGGTGCTTACCCGTGCCATCAAGTCCCTGCACCTGGCGCTGGAGGAGATGGGCCGGCTCTGGGTTCCGGTGCACAACCACTGGCGGCTCAACGAGCGCCACTACGGCGCTCTCACCGGCCTGGACAAGGCAGAGACCAACACGCGCTACGGCGAGGAGCAGTTCATGGCTTGGCGGCGCGGCTACGCGACCCCTCCGCCGCCCATGCCCGCCGGCCACGAGTTCGACGTGCGGTCGGACCCCCGCTACGCCCCCTACCCCCCCGACATCGTCCCGGCGACCGAATGCCTGGCGGACGTGGTGGTGCGGATGCTGCCGTACTGGCACGACGCGATCGCACCGGCACTGCGTGCCGGTGCCACCGTCCTCGTGGTCGCCCACGGCAACAGTCTCCGCGCTCTGATCAAGCATCTCGAGTCGATCTCCGACGACGACATCACCGAGCTCGAGATACCGACCGGCGTGCCGATCGTCTACGAGCTCGACGCCGAGTTTTCGGTCGTGTCGAAGCGCGAGTTGGGCGACCCGGCGGCGATAGCCGCCGCCGCTGCGGCCGTTCGGGCCCAGGGCGACCGGTAG
- a CDS encoding ammonium transporter, which produces MHAASCGQNAVVGNSNACSDLSWLDSGDTAWQLTAATFVGLMSIPALAVLYAGLVPKKWVVNTMMMAFTGFSGVLIVWVLWGYKMGFGSPIGGGTANTWNYHYGGNFLSNFLNNMVGHPETALRGSSQISQASLTANGGATVPLKFSTTALFYFQFVFAAITPLLFLGSVLGRIKFKVWLLFVPLWCTFVYTVNAMLIWGGGYWGHEGALDYSGGYVIHLAAGTSGFVAAWLIGPRLARDRARFVPHNLPLISIGAGILWLGWNGFNGGDPYFASADAATAVVNTNLATAAALLAWVVWDMVLGKAKKPTFLGSVNGMIVGLVAITPAAGYVNGAGALFTGIIASSIVWFAWTYIQPITMRYVDDAMGVVFTHGLAGLCGGLLVGVFADPAVILYASSGSSTKSLTPVSFAGALYGNPKQVWIQLLAALTIIVYDAIVTAIILLILKVVFRGLRMSDEELEIGDLAVHDEEAYPADEGYTRVGQLVGASLGTVPAGSGRSVPPIPTTPDLAGDPR; this is translated from the coding sequence GTGCACGCGGCCAGCTGCGGACAGAACGCAGTAGTAGGCAACTCCAACGCCTGCTCCGACCTCAGCTGGCTCGACAGCGGCGACACTGCGTGGCAGCTGACCGCTGCGACGTTCGTCGGCTTGATGAGCATCCCCGCCTTGGCCGTGCTCTACGCCGGCCTGGTGCCGAAGAAGTGGGTCGTCAACACGATGATGATGGCGTTCACCGGCTTTTCCGGAGTGCTCATCGTATGGGTTCTCTGGGGCTACAAGATGGGGTTCGGATCGCCCATCGGAGGAGGCACGGCCAACACGTGGAACTACCACTACGGCGGCAACTTCCTCTCCAACTTCTTGAACAACATGGTCGGCCACCCCGAGACGGCGCTTCGGGGCAGCTCCCAGATCTCGCAGGCGTCCCTGACGGCGAACGGCGGGGCAACGGTGCCTCTCAAGTTCTCGACGACGGCGCTCTTCTACTTCCAGTTCGTGTTCGCGGCGATCACGCCGCTGCTGTTCCTCGGCAGCGTGCTCGGACGGATCAAATTCAAGGTGTGGCTGCTGTTCGTGCCGCTGTGGTGCACCTTCGTCTACACCGTCAACGCCATGCTGATCTGGGGCGGTGGTTACTGGGGCCACGAGGGTGCACTCGACTACTCGGGTGGTTACGTCATCCACCTTGCGGCAGGCACAAGCGGGTTCGTCGCCGCCTGGCTCATCGGGCCGCGGCTGGCGAGGGACCGGGCGAGGTTCGTGCCGCACAACCTGCCGCTCATCTCGATAGGGGCCGGCATCCTGTGGCTCGGCTGGAATGGCTTCAACGGAGGCGACCCCTACTTCGCCAGTGCCGACGCCGCGACCGCCGTGGTGAACACCAATCTGGCCACCGCTGCAGCGCTTCTCGCATGGGTGGTCTGGGACATGGTTCTCGGCAAGGCGAAGAAGCCGACGTTCCTCGGTTCGGTGAACGGGATGATCGTCGGGCTGGTCGCGATCACGCCGGCCGCCGGTTACGTCAACGGAGCGGGTGCGCTGTTCACAGGCATCATCGCCTCCAGCATCGTGTGGTTCGCCTGGACCTACATCCAGCCGATCACAATGCGTTACGTGGACGACGCCATGGGGGTCGTCTTCACCCACGGCTTGGCCGGCCTGTGCGGCGGGCTCCTCGTGGGTGTCTTCGCCGATCCTGCGGTGATCCTCTACGCCAGCAGCGGCTCTTCGACGAAGAGTCTCACGCCGGTCTCGTTCGCAGGGGCGCTCTACGGGAACCCGAAGCAGGTGTGGATCCAGCTCCTCGCCGCGCTCACCATCATCGTCTACGACGCCATCGTCACCGCCATCATCCTCCTGATCCTCAAGGTTGTCTTCCGCGGCCTGCGGATGTCCGACGAGGAGCTCGAGATCGGCGATCTCGCCGTCCACGACGAGGAGGCCTATCCGGCGGACGAGGGATATACCCGGGTCGGCCAGCTGGTCGGCGCCTCCCTCGGCACAGTCCCAGCAGGATCCGGGCGATCCGTACCACCGATTCCGACCACCCCCGACCTGGCAGGTGACCCCCGATGA
- a CDS encoding P-II family nitrogen regulator, with product MMLVTAVIKPFKLDSVKEALEAAGVTGMTVTEVQGFGRQKGHTEVYRGAEYQVAFTPKIKVEVVVGESSVMDVVESITKAARTEKIGDGKVWVTPVDALTRIRTGETGADAI from the coding sequence ATGATGCTCGTAACAGCGGTGATCAAGCCCTTCAAGCTCGACAGCGTCAAGGAGGCGCTGGAGGCCGCCGGCGTGACGGGCATGACCGTCACAGAGGTCCAGGGTTTCGGACGCCAGAAGGGCCACACCGAGGTCTACCGGGGCGCCGAGTACCAGGTGGCGTTCACCCCCAAGATCAAGGTCGAGGTCGTCGTCGGAGAGTCGTCCGTCATGGACGTCGTCGAGTCGATAACCAAGGCCGCCAGGACCGAGAAGATCGGGGACGGCAAGGTCTGGGTCACCCCCGTCGACGCCCTGACCCGCATCCGGACCGGCGAGACCGGTGCAGACGCGATCTAA